The DNA sequence TTACCATGGCCACAGTGATTCACTGCTTATCAAAGCAGGATCAGGTGTCGCAACTTTAGGTTTGCCTGATTCTCCTGGTGTACCTGAAGGCACAGCTAAAAGCACAATTACAGTGCCATACAATGATTTAGATGCGATAAAACAAGCATTTGAAATGTATGGAGACGATATTGCAGGTGTGATTGTTGAACCAGTAGCTGGTAATATGGGTGTAGTTCCGCCAGTTGAAGGCTTCTTGCAAGGCTTAAGAGATATCACAAATGAATATGGTTCATTGCTTATCTTTGACGAAGTCATGACAGGATTCAGAGTCGGTTATAACTGTGCACAAGGCTACTTCGATGTGATGCCAGATTTAACTTGCTTAGGTAAAGTGATCGGCGGCGGTTTACCTGTAGGTGCTTTCGGCGGTAAAGCAGAGATTATGGATAAAATTGCACCGGTAGGTTCTATTTATCAAGCTGGTACACTATCAGGCAACCCATTAGCAATGACAAGCGGTTATGAAACATTAAGCCAATTAACACCAGAAAGCTACGATTACTTCAACGAACTTGGCGATATTTTAGAAGAAGGCTTGAAAAAAGTAGCAGCAAAACACAATGTACCTATGACGGTTAACCGTGCGGGTTCTATGATTGGTTACTTCCTTAATGAAGGACCAGTGACAAACTTTAAACAAGCTAATGCCAGCGACTTGAAACTCTTCTCAGAAATGTATCGTGAAATGGCGAAAGAAGGCGTCTTCTTACCACCATCTCAATTCGAAGGTACATTCTTGTCTACAGCACATACTAAAGAAGATATTGAAAAAACAATCGAAGCATTCGATAAAGCATTTGAAAGAGTCGCAAAATAATTATTAGATTAAGTAAATAAAATGATTTTGAGAGTGAAATGTCTGCAAAGATATTTCACTCTCTTTTTCATCATTTCAGTATGAAAAACGCTATGAAAACGGCTCCAAATCAATTCCTAACGTTTTCGTATCAAGCGTGTTATGATAAATATAATGGATAAGAAGTGGGATAAAGGTAGTGATAAAATATGAATAAAAAATTGCGTAATAATATTATTGTATTATTGATGGCAATTGTTATCAGTCTGATCTTATCAGCAATGCATATCATGCTACCATTTATGTTTGGTCCCATAATTGCGAGTATCATATGCATACGCTTGTTTAAAATGGAAATTGAATGGCCATTTTGGATAAGTCAAATAGGTTTGATTTTGTTAGGGGTACAAATCGGATCTACCTTTACACGTACTGTAGTGAATGACATTACAAATAATTGGTTCTCAATTATTTTAGTAACTGTGCTGCTATTGGTTATGGCAATCTTAATTGCTTATTTCTTCAAAAAGATAGCGAAAGTTAATAATGAAACAGCATTATTGAGTGTCATTCCAGGGGCTTTGAGTCAAATGCTGATTATGGCTGAAGAAGACAAACGTGCTAATATTTTAGTGGTGAGTTTAACACAAACTTCGAGAATTATTTTCGTTGTGATTTTGATTCCGATGTTATCTTACTTTATGTCCAGCGGAAGCGAAGATGTTCATGCCAGCAAGCTCATGAAACTCAAACCTTTGAGTGAAGTATTAAATATATGGCAAGTATTGTTTATTATTTTGGCTATCGCTGTAGTGTACTTTATCATGGGTAAAATCAATTTCCCGACAAGACAATTATTAGCGGCAATTGTTGTTTTAATCGCATGGAACATGCTGACAAATGCGACATTCACTTTAGATAACTATTTGATTGCGGCAGCGCAAATTGCTTATATGATTCGAATCGGTATTCAAATTTCTAAATTGCTGAATGACTTGAAAGGCCGCGTCGCAGTCGCAATTATCATTCAGAATGTGCTTTTAATTCTACTTGCGGCTGTGATGGTTTACGTTGTTTCGATTTTCAACCATATGCCGTTAAATGACTTATTCTTAGGTGCTGCACCAGGCGGTATGAGTCAAATTGTTCTGGTTGCTATGGAAACTCACGCTGATGTAGCGATTATATCGAGTTTCCATATCTTTAGAATTTTCTTCATATTATTCTTAGTTGCACCAATAATTAAGTATTTCTTAAGCTATACAGGACGCAAATTGAATAAGTAAGTACACAAAGAAAACCGCCATTTCGGCGGTTTTTTTAAGTGCGCTCGGCATGATTAGCAACTTGATGGTGAAAGTCCATTACAGGCTTGGCAGTAGGAACTGTTAGCGAAAGACAAGGGTGTCCATCGCGAGGTGGAATCTGAAGGAAGTCGGACGCAAACACTCGCATTGACGAATAGAAACATCAAATCAAGGCTTATGCGAACGGATGAGTTTGCTTAACAAAACAAAGTCCGATACTGCCCGAATTCGTATGAGTAAATGATGCAATGACATGAGTGGAAAGTGGTTAATCTTACCCGAGGAGGTCTCATAAGCGATTCTTCGAATCGTAGTAACAACGAATTATGAGAAGTCAGCAGAAGTCATAGTAGGGAAAATGTACCGAAGGACTGAACAATATTAAATACAAAGTAAAGAATGGAGGTTATAGATTTACGAAGTACCGAAAACAATGCAAATTGGCAGTCTGTGGAAGATAAGTAGTGGAACGAAAAAGATAAGCAGATGTGTACAGTAAATCTTAGTTGATATGAAAGAAATGTATCGTGAGACTCCATCACTGATGGAACTTGTTGTAAGAAAGAACAACATAGAGAAAGCAATCAAGAAAGTTGTTAAAAATAATGGCTCTCCTGGAATCGATGGGATGAAGGTTAAAGAGTTACATGCTCACTTCAGAGAATTCTATCCACAGATAAAAGGAAAACTGCTTAACGGTACGTATAAACCGCAAGCAGTTAAGAAAGTAGCCATTCCAAAACCGAATGGCAAAAAGAGAATTCTTGGAATTCCCGTCGCAAGGGATAGAGTTATCCAACAAGCAATCAAACAAGTAATCGAACCGATGATAAATCGCCAGTTTTCGAAACATAGTCATGGGTTTAGACCAAATCATAGTACAGGTACTGCATTAAAACAATGTATCCAATACTATGAGGAGGGTTATCACACAGTCGTAGACTGTGACTTAAAACAATGTTTTGACACGTTGAACCATGACAAATTGATGTACTTGTTTGAACGCTTTATACAAGATAAAGCTATCTCTAAATTTATCCGCAAAAGTTTACAAAGCGGGTCTGCAGACCTGTCTGGCGAATACGCAGAAAGAAAGACAGGCGCCCCTCAAGGTGTACTGCACCCCAAAAGTTGAACCTACAAAATTCAACTTTTGGGGTGTTTAATTATGAATAAAAGTTATAGTTTAGATTTCAAACTTAAAATATTACAAGAATACAAAAGCGGGCAAATTGGTTATGGTTCATTAGCTAAAAAGTACAATATTCATCATTCTTATATCGAAAGATGGATCTATCAGTACGATACCTTCGGTATTCAAGGTCTTACTTTTGGTATGACAAAAAGAAAATATTCAAAAGAAGAAAAATGTGAAATCATAGAATACCGATTGGAACATCATTTATCGTATAAAGAAACTGCGAAAATATTTAATATTCCTAACCCTTCCTTAATTGCTCAATGGCAGAAGAAATTTAATGAGTATGGTATTCTTGGCTTAAAACCAAAACCGAAAGGTCGTGTGTCCAAAGCCATGAAAAATAAGAAGAGTGAACCGTCTAACCAACCATTAAACGAAACTGAAAGAGAAGAACTTGAAAGACTACGTTATGAAAATAAATTGTTGGAAATCCAAATTGAACTCGAAAAAAAGTTACAATCCTTAGCTCGAAAAAATCAAACAAAGAAATAGTTTCAGCTATTATTGAGTTAAGGAAAGAGAAAGATTATCAGCTGAATCATATTCTAAAAGTAGCCAATATAGCTAAAAGCAGCTATCATTATTGGAAAAACAATTTAGGTTTAAAAGAGTATAAGGATGCACCTCTGCTGAAGTTGATTAAAGAAATTATCGAAAAAAATCATGAACGTGTTGGTTATCGTAGAATTACTTTAGAGCTTCATGCAATGGGGATTATAGTTAATCATAAGAAAGTTTTAAGAATAACAAGAGAAAATAAACTTTTATGCACAAAGTTTAACCATAGAAGCAGAAACTATAAATCATATAAAGGAAGCACTGGAAAAGTCGCTAAAAATATACTAAATCGAAGATTTGTATCAGATAGACCTTATCAAAAATTATTAACAGATATTACTCAATTCAATATTAAGAATACAAATACAAAGCTTTATTTGTCACCTGTTTTAGATGTATTTTCAAAAGAAATCATCGCTTATTCTATTAGTAGGCACCCAAATTTAGAATGTGCTTTGTCATCTTTAAATCAGGCTATTAAAAATATACCTGAATTAAATTATCGAACTACAGTACATTCTGATCAAGGTTGGCACTACCAGCATAAAGCTTGGGTAAAAGCGCTCAAAGACAATCATATATTTCAAAGTATGTCGCGTAAAGGGAACTGTTATGATAATTCTCCAATGGAGAATTTCTTTGGCCTATTAAAACAAGAGATGTTTTATGGAGAAGAATTTAATTCTTATGAAGAGTTGGAATTAGAAATACACAAATATATCAATTACTATAATAACGTAAGAAGAAAAGTAAATTTAAAAGGCAAGACTCCTGTTGAATACAGAAATCTTGCCTTAGGAAAATAGCTTAATCAAAAAGTTCAACTTTTTGGGTTCACTACAAGGTGGGGTTATATCTCCCTTGTTGTGTAATATCTATTTGCATGAGCTGGATAAAGAATTAGAGAAGCGCGGACATCGTTTTGTGAGATACGCAGATGACTTCGTCATCTTTGTTAAATCAAAACGTGCCGGACAACGTGTTATGGAGAGTATCACAAACTTTATCGAAAAGGACCTGAAATTAACAGTGAATAAAGATAAAAGTAAGGTAGGCTCTCCCACACGTTTAAAGTTCTTGAGTTGTCTGATAACGAAAATAAATGGCACTTGTCGTTTCAGACCCACTATGGAAGCAAAAAGAAATTTAAAAGCCAAATTAAAGTGGGTCACAAGAAGAAATAGACCTGGCACATTTACTGAAATTATAACAGAAATCAACGCGATTACTAGAGGTTGGATAAACTATTTTGGAAGAGGTTTTGTTAAAGGATTTATCCGCGAAATGCAAGAGTGGTTGAACCATCGAATCAGACAACTTATTTTAAAGCGATGGAAGAAGGTCAAAACAAAATACAAAATGCTTCGAAAATACGGATTAGACCACAATGGTGCCATGCGTATTGCGAACTCAAGAAAGAAGTATTGGAGGCTTTCCAAAACGCATGAGGTTCATCATGCGCTTACAACAAATAGACTCTACAAGTGGGGTCTAGTACCACTAGCCCGACTCGCAGAGTCTGCTTACGCAAGATATTGAACCGCCGTGTACGGAACCGTACGCACGGTGGTGTGAGAGGACGAGTATTCAATTAATGATTACTCTCCTACTCGATTGTATTAATGCGTTTGTCCTAATGCAATATTTTCGTCGCGATTGTCTGGTGACAAGACTTCAATTGCGGCTGTAAGTCCCTTAACAATCGTGCTGAGTGCCATAGAAGGGGTATTAGGTTTAGAGATAACTTGCTCTGGAATAAACGGTACATGAATAAATCCGAATTGAATATAAGGGAAGGTTGTCGCATGCAAATAGCCTAATTGATATAAAATATGATTACATACAAAGGTACCTGCAGTATTCGATAATGAAGCCGGAACATCTGCATCTTTAATGGCTTGTGTTATACGTTTGACCGGCATATTAGAAAAGTAGGCGGGTGCACCGTCTGCTTGAATGGTCTCATCAATCGGTTGATTGCCTTCATTATCAGCAATTCTTGCATCATCGATATTAATGCCGATTCGTTCTGGTGTAAGTTCAAAATGGCCGCCGGCTTGTCCTACAGCAAGTACTGCATCATAATGTTCAATCTTAAGCTGTTGTTTAATGACGTCTAATGATTTGTGGAATACAGTTGGAATTTCTAATTTTGTAATTGTATGTTCGCCGATAGTCTCAGGCAATAATTTAACAGCTTCAAGCGCTGGATTTG is a window from the Staphylococcus sp. IVB6181 genome containing:
- the hemL gene encoding glutamate-1-semialdehyde 2,1-aminomutase: MGYEKSIEAFKKAEQLMPGGVNSPVRAFKSVDTPAIFMDHGKGSKIYDIDGNEYIDYVLSWGPLILGHENKQVIDSLHKAVDKGTSFGASTLEEIKLAELVVDRVPSIEKVRMVSSGTEATQDTIRLARGYTGRDKIVKFEGCYHGHSDSLLIKAGSGVATLGLPDSPGVPEGTAKSTITVPYNDLDAIKQAFEMYGDDIAGVIVEPVAGNMGVVPPVEGFLQGLRDITNEYGSLLIFDEVMTGFRVGYNCAQGYFDVMPDLTCLGKVIGGGLPVGAFGGKAEIMDKIAPVGSIYQAGTLSGNPLAMTSGYETLSQLTPESYDYFNELGDILEEGLKKVAAKHNVPMTVNRAGSMIGYFLNEGPVTNFKQANASDLKLFSEMYREMAKEGVFLPPSQFEGTFLSTAHTKEDIEKTIEAFDKAFERVAK
- a CDS encoding AbrB family transcriptional regulator; the encoded protein is MNKKLRNNIIVLLMAIVISLILSAMHIMLPFMFGPIIASIICIRLFKMEIEWPFWISQIGLILLGVQIGSTFTRTVVNDITNNWFSIILVTVLLLVMAILIAYFFKKIAKVNNETALLSVIPGALSQMLIMAEEDKRANILVVSLTQTSRIIFVVILIPMLSYFMSSGSEDVHASKLMKLKPLSEVLNIWQVLFIILAIAVVYFIMGKINFPTRQLLAAIVVLIAWNMLTNATFTLDNYLIAAAQIAYMIRIGIQISKLLNDLKGRVAVAIIIQNVLLILLAAVMVYVVSIFNHMPLNDLFLGAAPGGMSQIVLVAMETHADVAIISSFHIFRIFFILFLVAPIIKYFLSYTGRKLNK
- a CDS encoding transposase, translating into MNKSYSLDFKLKILQEYKSGQIGYGSLAKKYNIHHSYIERWIYQYDTFGIQGLTFGMTKRKYSKEEKCEIIEYRLEHHLSYKETAKIFNIPNPSLIAQWQKKFNEYGILGLKPKPKGRVSKAMKNKKSEPSNQPLNETEREELERLRYENKLLEIQIELEKKLQSLARKNQTKK
- a CDS encoding IS3 family transposase; its protein translation is MNHILKVANIAKSSYHYWKNNLGLKEYKDAPLLKLIKEIIEKNHERVGYRRITLELHAMGIIVNHKKVLRITRENKLLCTKFNHRSRNYKSYKGSTGKVAKNILNRRFVSDRPYQKLLTDITQFNIKNTNTKLYLSPVLDVFSKEIIAYSISRHPNLECALSSLNQAIKNIPELNYRTTVHSDQGWHYQHKAWVKALKDNHIFQSMSRKGNCYDNSPMENFFGLLKQEMFYGEEFNSYEELELEIHKYINYYNNVRRKVNLKGKTPVEYRNLALGK
- the pcp gene encoding pyroglutamyl-peptidase I — encoded protein: MNILVTAFDPFGKEETNPALEAVKLLPETIGEHTITKLEIPTVFHKSLDVIKQQLKIEHYDAVLAVGQAGGHFELTPERIGINIDDARIADNEGNQPIDETIQADGAPAYFSNMPVKRITQAIKDADVPASLSNTAGTFVCNHILYQLGYLHATTFPYIQFGFIHVPFIPEQVISKPNTPSMALSTIVKGLTAAIEVLSPDNRDENIALGQTH